AGCAGAAGTAAAACTATCACTTTAATATGTGCGTTATGTTGCATGTTGACCTTAAGTAGCTTTCTGATAAAACAGGAAAAGCAACGTGTTTACATTATCGGCGATTCAACCGTACGGAATGGACAGGGAAATGGGAGTAACAGACAATGGGGTTGGGGAAGCTTCCTTGCGGATTATATGGATAGCGAAAAGGTAGATGTGTTTAATAAGGCTTTAGGTGGAACCAGCTCCAGGTCATATTTTACGAACAGGTCGCTGTGGCAACAAATATTGGATAGTCTGCGACCGGGCGATATTGTATTAATGCAGTTTGGTCATAATGATTCCAGCCCTATTGTTGACTCTGCGAGAGCAAGAGGTACTATTCGGGGTAATTCTGATGATTACCAAGAGGTTAATAATCCTTTATTGAAGCAAAAGGAGATGGTGTATAGCTACGGTTTTTATCTACGTCGGTTTGTGAAAAACATTAAAGATCGAGGAGCACGAGCAATTATCTGTTCACCGATACCAAGAAATAAATGGGAGGGTAATGAAGTTGTCAAAAGTGATTATGCGAAATGGGCCGAAGAGGCCGCTACACAATCAGCGGCAGATTTTATCCCACTTCAAGATTTAGTAGCGACAGCATATCAACAACAGGGACAAGAATATGTCAACACGCATTATTTCGATGCGAAAGACGCAACACACACTTTAAAGGATGGTGCAGTCTTAAACGCCAAACTTATTGCAACGTATCTTTCTAACAATCCGAAATTAGGACTCGCCCAATGGATCAAGAAATAAAGGTATGAAAAAGATTACCCATATCGTCGGAGCGGCAATCGCCATTTTCTTCGCCGCTGCTACGCAAGCGCAACAAAGACCCAATATCATTGTCATTTTGGTCGATGACATGGGATATTCTGATTTGGGCTGTTTTGGATCTGAAATTCAAACGCCACATTTGGATAGTTTGGCGAAAGAAGGAACGATAATGACCAACTTTTATAATGCAGCGCGCTGCTGTCCTTCTCGAGCGTCGTTGTTGACCGGGCGATATCCGCATCAGGCAGGTATAGGCGATATGATGAACAAGCGTCCGTTTCCAGCCTATCAGGGTTTTCTCAACAGGGAATCAATTACTTTAGCTGAATTGCTTAAAACAGCTGGCTATGGAACTTATATGACTGGTAAATGGCATGTGGGTCAAGATTCTATAAACTGGCCATTAGAACGTGGATTTGATCGATATTACGGATTGATCGACGGCGCAAATAGCTATTTTGCAAATAGACCCTATCGAAAAAACCAAAAACTTAGTATTGTTCTAGATCGAGAGAAAGTGGAAGTACCTGCGAACTATTACAGTACCGATGCTTATACGTGGCGTATGATCGATTTC
The DNA window shown above is from Sphingobacterium hotanense and carries:
- a CDS encoding SGNH/GDSL hydrolase family protein; its protein translation is MSRSKTITLICALCCMLTLSSFLIKQEKQRVYIIGDSTVRNGQGNGSNRQWGWGSFLADYMDSEKVDVFNKALGGTSSRSYFTNRSLWQQILDSLRPGDIVLMQFGHNDSSPIVDSARARGTIRGNSDDYQEVNNPLLKQKEMVYSYGFYLRRFVKNIKDRGARAIICSPIPRNKWEGNEVVKSDYAKWAEEAATQSAADFIPLQDLVATAYQQQGQEYVNTHYFDAKDATHTLKDGAVLNAKLIATYLSNNPKLGLAQWIKK